The following proteins are encoded in a genomic region of Chloroflexota bacterium:
- the mvk gene encoding mevalonate kinase, with translation MGYAPGKVILFGEHAVVYGRPAIAIPVTQVQAQAEVQDVPTDKGIVIVAEDLGFTHRVGPEPTINEQARPLETIVLKTLEWLHITPRPAICITVRSTVPLARGLGSSAAVSTAIVRALAAHFSIAITPQEVSELVYQTEIIHHGTPSGIDNTVIAFEQPVYFVRGKPVEPFQVGRPFHIAIADTGIPSSTKVVVGDVRTAWEANPERYEALFNRIGAIVQRARIIIERGESHLLGPLMDENHQLLRALGVSSRELDLLAKAARKAGAGGAKLSGAGRGGNLIALVTPKTATAVERALREAGARDVLITAVS, from the coding sequence ATGGGCTACGCGCCCGGCAAAGTAATACTTTTCGGCGAACACGCCGTGGTTTATGGCAGACCCGCGATCGCCATCCCGGTGACGCAGGTGCAAGCCCAAGCCGAAGTGCAGGATGTGCCTACTGACAAAGGGATTGTGATCGTGGCTGAGGACCTTGGTTTTACCCATCGTGTTGGGCCTGAGCCCACGATAAACGAGCAAGCACGTCCTCTCGAAACCATCGTGCTGAAGACCCTTGAGTGGCTACACATCACGCCCCGGCCCGCCATTTGCATCACCGTCCGTTCGACCGTGCCCTTGGCCCGCGGATTAGGCAGTAGCGCAGCCGTTTCAACAGCGATCGTCCGCGCGCTGGCTGCCCATTTCAGCATCGCAATCACACCTCAGGAAGTGTCCGAACTCGTGTACCAGACGGAAATCATACATCACGGCACACCCAGCGGCATTGACAACACAGTGATTGCTTTCGAGCAACCAGTCTACTTCGTGCGTGGGAAGCCAGTCGAGCCCTTCCAGGTTGGTCGACCCTTTCACATCGCCATTGCTGATACCGGAATACCAAGTTCCACCAAGGTTGTCGTGGGCGATGTGCGAACTGCATGGGAAGCAAATCCCGAGCGATATGAAGCGCTTTTTAACCGGATAGGGGCAATTGTCCAAAGAGCACGGATCATCATTGAGAGGGGCGAAAGCCATTTGCTCGGCCCTCTCATGGACGAAAACCACCAGTTATTGAGAGCGCTCGGTGTCTCTTCACGCGAACTGGATCTGCTTGCAAAGGCAGCGCGAAAGGCTGGTGCAGGTGGAGCCAAGTTATCCGGCGCAGGCCGAGGAGGAAATCTGATCGCCTTGGTGACACCCAAGACAGCCACTGCTGTGGAGCGCGCACTGCGCGAAGCGGGGGCTCGAGATGTACTCATCACCGCTGTTTCTTAG
- a CDS encoding glycosyltransferase family 4 protein produces MRIGIDASRAATVKRSGTENYSYYLITALLDIDSRNEYALYFNHPPRDGALRAPNARWIVMPFPRLWTHVRLSLEMLRATPDILFVPAHVLPIIHPRHSVVTVHDLGYLYYPEAHPRLSRLYLDWSTRYNVWSATHVIADSECTAMDLSRHYRVSRQKITVVYPGLNPNMRPIEDRESHRVVRAKYAIPGDYIFSLGTLQPRKNWLRLIEAFAPLAIERENLFLVIGGKQGWLHKPIIEHVQALGLEQHVILPGYVAEEDLPALLSGAIAFAFPSLYEGFGFPILEAMACGTPVVCSNTSSLPEVAGEAALTFDPLDVGAITAALNHILDDATLRFELVARGFERVRLFTWEKAARRVLEILSTIGGRQA; encoded by the coding sequence ATGCGAATCGGCATTGATGCCAGCCGCGCCGCTACCGTCAAGCGAAGCGGAACTGAAAATTACTCTTATTACCTGATAACCGCGCTGCTTGACATAGATTCACGAAACGAATATGCGCTGTACTTTAACCACCCTCCCAGAGACGGGGCACTGCGCGCCCCGAACGCTCGATGGATCGTAATGCCTTTCCCTCGCCTTTGGACACATGTGCGCCTATCGCTGGAGATGCTACGTGCCACCCCCGACATTCTCTTTGTCCCTGCCCACGTCCTGCCCATCATCCATCCTCGGCATAGCGTCGTCACCGTGCACGATCTGGGCTATCTTTATTACCCAGAGGCTCATCCCAGGCTCTCTCGCCTTTACCTCGACTGGTCAACCCGCTACAATGTTTGGTCGGCAACCCATGTAATCGCTGACTCCGAATGCACCGCCATGGATTTATCACGCCACTACAGAGTATCACGCCAGAAAATCACTGTGGTCTATCCTGGTTTGAACCCCAACATGCGCCCGATAGAAGATAGGGAATCTCACCGCGTCGTCCGTGCGAAATACGCCATTCCTGGCGACTACATTTTCTCTTTGGGGACACTGCAGCCACGAAAGAACTGGCTACGACTGATAGAAGCCTTTGCTCCTTTGGCTATCGAGAGGGAGAACCTCTTCCTCGTCATTGGGGGAAAGCAGGGTTGGCTTCATAAACCCATTATAGAACACGTACAGGCCTTAGGACTGGAACAACATGTGATCTTACCTGGCTACGTGGCCGAGGAGGATTTGCCAGCGCTTCTAAGTGGGGCAATAGCCTTCGCTTTTCCGAGCCTTTACGAGGGTTTTGGCTTCCCGATCCTGGAAGCGATGGCTTGTGGAACGCCGGTCGTATGTTCCAATACTTCGTCGCTGCCCGAGGTGGCGGGGGAAGCAGCATTGACTTTCGACCCTCTGGACGTGGGGGCAATAACTGCGGCATTGAATCACATCTTGGACGACGCCACTCTGCGGTTCGAACTGGTAGCCCGCGGGTTCGAACGGGTCAGGTTATTCACTTGGGAGAAAGCGGCACGTCGGGTGTTAGAGATCTTGAGCACGATTGGCGGGAGACAAGCATGA
- a CDS encoding glycosyltransferase family 9 protein translates to MREPRRILVVKLSDIGDVLTATPALRAIRETFPTARVDALVPPNSAPVLESTSLINNVLIFDKFRYDRITSALRPMSIDTAWRLGLDLRRQRYDWVVILHHLSTLWGTLKYAALAWSCGAPIRLGLDNGRGWFLTHRIADGGFGARHEVEYWLDVVSVLGAHTDNTHLEITFGPDDVHFARTALKALPGDGPLAVIHTGSGGYSLARRWDAARFAAVGDELAIHDGARIVLVGTALDNVDDVAAQMETAALNLCGRTTVKQLAAVLARCNLFIGVDSGVMHLACAVGVPVVAIFGPSNERAWGPWPRDEKHIVVRASLPCAPCSYVGHGVGHREGCLERACMDAVTTEMVLSAARGLLYG, encoded by the coding sequence ATGAGGGAACCCCGTCGCATCCTGGTGGTGAAACTGTCAGACATTGGTGATGTGCTAACAGCGACGCCTGCCTTGCGTGCAATACGCGAGACCTTCCCAACAGCAAGAGTAGACGCTCTTGTTCCCCCTAATTCTGCACCAGTGCTCGAAAGCACCTCGCTAATAAACAACGTGCTTATCTTCGACAAGTTCCGCTATGATCGAATCACCAGCGCCCTACGCCCTATGTCCATCGACACAGCGTGGCGCTTAGGTCTTGACTTGCGCCGGCAACGCTACGATTGGGTTGTTATTTTGCACCATTTAAGTACTCTGTGGGGTACGCTCAAATACGCTGCCTTGGCCTGGTCATGTGGTGCGCCGATACGCTTAGGACTGGACAATGGGCGGGGGTGGTTCCTTACTCACCGCATTGCCGATGGTGGCTTCGGCGCACGCCATGAGGTGGAGTACTGGCTTGACGTGGTGTCTGTCTTGGGAGCGCACACCGATAATACTCATTTGGAAATCACTTTCGGGCCAGACGATGTGCACTTCGCCAGGACTGCCTTAAAGGCCCTGCCTGGTGACGGGCCCCTGGCAGTCATTCACACGGGCTCGGGAGGCTATAGCCTAGCCCGGCGTTGGGATGCCGCACGTTTCGCTGCAGTGGGCGACGAATTGGCAATTCACGACGGGGCGCGCATCGTGCTGGTCGGCACGGCCTTAGACAATGTGGACGATGTGGCCGCCCAAATGGAAACCGCCGCCTTGAACCTCTGCGGGCGAACCACGGTGAAGCAACTGGCGGCAGTCTTGGCACGTTGTAATCTATTTATTGGCGTAGATTCTGGCGTAATGCATTTGGCTTGTGCAGTGGGTGTGCCTGTAGTGGCTATCTTTGGCCCATCCAACGAACGCGCCTGGGGGCCATGGCCCAGAGATGAAAAGCACATAGTGGTACGCGCATCACTCCCGTGCGCACCGTGCTCTTACGTAGGGCACGGCGTTGGCCATCGGGAGGGATGCCTAGAGCGAGCCTGCATGGATGCAGTGACAACGGAGATGGTGCTCTCTGCTGCGAGAGGGTTGTTGTATGGCTGA
- a CDS encoding WecB/TagA/CpsF family glycosyltransferase encodes MADRKSLYILGVRVDDVTYNEAVVEIDCFVRKRTPHQIVTVNPEFIIAARRDVEFRHIINHAALSLPDGAGLLWASRLLGHPLRERVTGVDMLQHLADLATQRGYAIFLLGAAPGVAAEAARRLAERFPRLMIAGTHVGSPEPTEEPEIIEIVRCAAPDMLFVAYGAPKQDKWIARNLDRLGVPVAMGVGGAFDFISGRAQRAPMWMRRAGLEWLHRLYREPWRWRRMLALPAFAWLVITERIGLALRRGR; translated from the coding sequence ATGGCTGATCGCAAATCGCTATACATCCTGGGCGTCCGAGTAGATGATGTTACATACAACGAAGCAGTAGTAGAAATAGACTGTTTCGTGCGGAAAAGGACCCCACACCAGATCGTCACCGTTAACCCGGAGTTCATCATCGCCGCTCGCCGCGATGTCGAATTCCGCCACATTATTAACCATGCGGCGCTTTCTCTGCCGGATGGTGCGGGCCTGCTTTGGGCATCCAGGTTACTGGGACATCCGCTGCGCGAACGTGTGACTGGTGTAGACATGTTACAACACCTGGCAGATTTGGCAACCCAGCGAGGATATGCTATATTCCTTCTGGGCGCAGCACCGGGTGTGGCGGCAGAGGCTGCACGTCGGCTGGCAGAACGCTTTCCAAGACTCATGATAGCCGGCACACACGTGGGTTCTCCCGAGCCGACAGAAGAACCTGAAATAATCGAAATCGTGCGGTGTGCCGCGCCGGATATGCTTTTTGTAGCCTACGGCGCGCCTAAACAAGATAAGTGGATCGCGCGTAATTTGGATCGCTTGGGCGTACCTGTAGCGATGGGCGTCGGCGGAGCGTTCGATTTTATCTCCGGTAGAGCGCAACGGGCGCCAATGTGGATGCGCCGCGCCGGACTAGAATGGCTGCATCGGCTTTATCGAGAGCCATGGCGTTGGCGAAGGATGCTCGCCCTACCCGCTTTCGCGTGGCTTGTCATCACGGAGAGGATAGGCCTCGCGCTGAGGAGGGGAAGATGA
- a CDS encoding DUF2207 domain-containing protein: MKKTALILVVIVGLLAAGLVPVHAQTPVTINKSESYVRVLSDGRLGITYSLVFTEMEDGRNGIREIGPFAEPHTIYESRGDGPDGPFSVTLSPLSKAGTYTAQFDKPTRRGGQYTITISYSVDRTVFEPTTVNGKDYWALGWAPFQWALPIERLIVQFILPIEISSDIQTPEQVTEAVVDATGLVVTADADHFDRWEYFPTPDEATGKTWLSIYVEKRNAPEAYVFRPAFYVPASAIVAPRQTPILGPTKAPSGLPTTTPLPFWGGLSPLALLLLCGVTVSVLLVVIALVVVMLRRRRKPKVYEPPEIEIETFEMPGVVPDLNAIEAAFYMGNSAKTITLIVMGLVQRGVLTVINRNPLQLEVTNPDLPMSAYERALVDAILYDGTIDQEKIPSILSAVAAELQPKMWNADPEATRKTYQRKTEEAWQEYEQERKTVVKPRPAWEWWERPYAPWVIVSERYQPVAAEPSEFGKGLREVVSPVAQAAEQIVSPIESLAGDITRGVERVLTETASRIEGAAARLTGRSAEGMAGYDACHSACHSACHSACVHDACHSACVHDACHSACHSACVCHSACHSACHSACVSRF; encoded by the coding sequence ATGAAGAAAACGGCTCTTATTTTGGTTGTGATAGTCGGTTTGCTGGCAGCTGGGTTAGTGCCCGTGCACGCCCAAACCCCGGTCACGATAAATAAATCCGAATCCTACGTCCGGGTATTAAGTGACGGGCGTTTAGGTATCACCTATAGCCTAGTCTTCACGGAAATGGAGGATGGTCGAAACGGAATACGCGAGATCGGCCCCTTTGCTGAGCCCCACACAATCTATGAATCTCGCGGGGATGGTCCCGATGGACCGTTCAGTGTCACACTCAGCCCGTTGTCCAAAGCAGGCACTTACACAGCACAATTTGACAAGCCCACCCGACGCGGAGGGCAGTACACCATTACTATTTCTTATAGCGTAGACCGGACGGTTTTTGAGCCCACTACTGTGAACGGCAAGGATTACTGGGCCTTGGGTTGGGCTCCTTTCCAATGGGCGTTGCCCATTGAGAGGTTGATAGTGCAGTTTATCCTCCCGATCGAAATCTCCTCGGATATCCAAACGCCCGAACAAGTAACTGAGGCTGTAGTGGATGCTACCGGCTTGGTGGTCACAGCCGATGCAGATCATTTCGACCGTTGGGAGTACTTCCCAACACCCGACGAAGCCACGGGCAAGACCTGGCTGTCCATTTATGTCGAGAAAAGAAACGCCCCTGAGGCTTACGTTTTTCGGCCCGCGTTCTACGTACCCGCTTCGGCGATCGTTGCTCCTCGGCAAACTCCCATTTTGGGTCCTACTAAGGCGCCTTCTGGTCTCCCAACGACTACGCCACTGCCTTTCTGGGGAGGTCTGAGCCCTCTGGCGCTTCTCTTACTCTGCGGGGTTACTGTGAGTGTGTTGCTGGTGGTGATCGCATTGGTGGTAGTAATGTTGCGACGGCGACGCAAGCCAAAGGTCTATGAGCCGCCGGAGATCGAGATCGAAACCTTCGAGATGCCGGGCGTGGTTCCCGACCTAAATGCCATCGAGGCCGCTTTTTATATGGGCAATTCTGCCAAGACTATCACGCTCATCGTCATGGGTTTGGTGCAGCGCGGTGTGCTGACGGTTATTAATCGCAATCCGCTGCAGTTAGAAGTTACTAACCCCGATTTGCCTATGAGTGCCTACGAAAGGGCATTGGTGGATGCTATCCTGTACGATGGCACCATTGACCAGGAGAAAATACCGAGCATCCTCTCCGCAGTAGCAGCAGAACTGCAGCCCAAGATGTGGAACGCCGACCCCGAGGCCACGAGAAAGACCTATCAACGAAAGACTGAAGAAGCCTGGCAAGAATATGAGCAGGAGCGCAAAACCGTGGTCAAACCCAGGCCGGCCTGGGAGTGGTGGGAACGACCTTATGCACCTTGGGTGATTGTGAGTGAGCGCTATCAGCCGGTAGCGGCAGAACCATCGGAGTTCGGTAAGGGTCTGCGCGAAGTGGTGTCGCCAGTAGCCCAGGCCGCTGAGCAGATTGTGTCGCCCATCGAAAGCCTGGCCGGGGATATTACACGCGGGGTTGAGCGTGTGCTGACCGAGACCGCATCGCGCATCGAGGGGGCAGCGGCACGGCTCACTGGCCGCTCCGCAGAGGGCATGGCAGGATACGACGCCTGCCATTCCGCATGCCACTCGGCTTGTCACAGCGCCTGCGTCCACGATGCCTGCCACTCCGCTTGCGTCCACGATGCCTGCCACAGCGCCTGTCATTCAGCCTGTGTGTGCCACTCGGCGTGCCATTCGGCCTGCCACAGCGCATGTGTAAGCCGGTTTTAG
- a CDS encoding radical SAM protein, with the protein MMPDLQSFAEELVSQTRDYIYIRSEDGLIILRPNRVHYLNATAKAMLSRLYTGDVPDVEATVREIAAEYEVDEARVREDLYQLLVGIAALLRDDVCGAPAVRSTTFGSHRRDLPVLSEVALTYRCQNHCVFCYADSPARGSTVSEMTTDQVKLVIDRIFDEAHCPTVSFTGGEPTLRADLPELVRYAKAKGMRVNLITNGLRCSQPAYVAALAEAGLDSAQVSLEGGSAEIHDAVVRHPGAFEKTTRAVKELRAAGIHTHTNTTICGGNRNHLLELVDYIAEELRSEYFSMNMVIQTGTALGHPEEEISYREIGPIIEMVQTHARKKGVRFVWYSPLPYCIFNPIAHGLGSKSCAAVDGLLSVSPSGEVLPCSSFERGIGSLLRNSFAEVWFSPTALYWRRKEFLPPVCQNCELKTICCGACPLYWDQRGNFDELANVATPAPTWRSLLWQVKRRWWGRTQGVGLSTQRK; encoded by the coding sequence ATGATGCCCGACCTACAGTCTTTTGCCGAAGAACTCGTTTCTCAGACGAGAGATTACATCTATATACGCTCGGAAGATGGGCTGATCATCCTGCGCCCGAACCGTGTCCATTACCTGAATGCAACAGCAAAGGCCATGCTCTCACGGCTTTACACAGGGGATGTGCCAGACGTTGAGGCCACCGTGCGCGAGATAGCCGCCGAATATGAGGTAGACGAGGCGCGGGTACGCGAGGATCTGTATCAGTTGCTCGTTGGCATAGCCGCATTGCTCCGAGATGATGTGTGCGGAGCACCTGCTGTCCGGAGTACCACCTTTGGCAGCCATCGCCGAGATCTGCCGGTCCTTTCCGAGGTGGCATTGACCTATCGTTGCCAGAATCACTGCGTCTTTTGCTATGCCGATTCGCCGGCTCGTGGGTCGACTGTGAGCGAGATGACAACGGACCAGGTAAAACTGGTGATTGACCGCATCTTTGACGAGGCCCACTGCCCAACGGTCTCCTTCACCGGCGGTGAGCCTACGTTGCGCGCCGATTTGCCAGAGCTGGTCCGTTACGCGAAAGCCAAAGGAATGCGCGTCAACCTCATCACCAATGGGCTACGCTGCTCCCAACCGGCGTATGTGGCAGCCTTGGCTGAGGCGGGGTTGGATTCCGCCCAGGTCAGCCTAGAAGGCGGCAGCGCCGAAATACACGATGCTGTAGTGCGCCACCCAGGTGCTTTCGAAAAGACAACGCGGGCGGTGAAGGAACTGCGAGCAGCAGGCATACATACTCATACCAACACCACCATCTGCGGCGGTAACCGTAACCACCTGCTCGAACTCGTGGATTACATAGCCGAAGAGCTGAGATCGGAATATTTTTCTATGAACATGGTCATTCAGACGGGCACAGCACTGGGACACCCTGAGGAGGAGATCTCCTACCGAGAGATTGGCCCCATTATCGAGATGGTCCAGACCCACGCTCGCAAAAAAGGGGTCCGTTTTGTCTGGTACTCTCCCCTGCCCTACTGCATATTCAACCCCATAGCCCATGGGCTGGGCTCCAAATCCTGTGCAGCAGTGGATGGACTGCTTTCAGTGAGCCCGAGTGGGGAAGTGCTACCCTGCTCTAGTTTCGAGCGAGGCATTGGCAGCCTGCTTCGCAATAGTTTCGCTGAGGTATGGTTCAGCCCGACGGCACTGTACTGGCGACGGAAGGAATTCTTACCGCCGGTGTGCCAGAATTGCGAACTCAAGACTATTTGCTGCGGTGCATGTCCCCTCTACTGGGACCAGCGCGGCAACTTCGACGAGCTGGCCAATGTCGCTACACCTGCTCCGACCTGGCGATCTCTGCTGTGGCAAGTTAAGCGAAGGTGGTGGGGCCGCACGCAGGGCGTTGGCCTGTCAACCCAAAGAAAGTAG
- a CDS encoding immune inhibitor A, with translation MRDLHDVARRLDRVDGGALASRSASRIYRVGDHELFTVMDLDSTGVFTITAELQAIGEHIYLWVQDDLATLPNDVQQAVEFFDEHIYPTDHYYFGWEPNPGLDEDPRIHVLCADLSGASGYFYSANQYLRAVNPYSNEREMLYINIQGRSPGSDAFNATLAHEFQHLIHWAQDANEDAWVNEGCSELAIQLNGLPTSGHEREFARQSDTQLNAWGTVESTALPHYGASYLFMRYFARRFGPDAIRLLVARPENGIAGFNAVLSELGTGLIFEDVFADWVIANWLDDATLANGAYGYGEPLGITLEPSAVIRDYPNEGTGTVHQYAADYIVLQGITSPLEIEFQGQTTAKLIPTEAPSGRYLWWSNRGDAIDSTLTRAFDLTSLTTATLEFSMWYDIEAGWDYAYVEVSTDGGNRWNVLTGTHTTMWNPVGNSFGPGYTGTSGRDFDAWDKPASARWVQERIDLTPYAGKQVLIRFEYITDDQVNGHGFCLDDIRIPELGYRDDVEDENSDWIAQGFMRTDNTVPQRYLVQVVIPGLKMPVQRVWAENGLAHLALEGPESSVQEAVLVISALAPFTVESAPYCYSVQRR, from the coding sequence ATGCGAGATTTGCATGATGTTGCCCGCCGCCTGGACCGCGTGGACGGTGGGGCTCTTGCCTCAAGATCGGCGTCTCGCATCTACAGAGTAGGTGATCACGAGTTATTTACCGTGATGGATCTCGACTCAACTGGTGTCTTCACGATCACCGCAGAACTGCAGGCGATCGGCGAGCACATTTATTTGTGGGTGCAAGATGACCTGGCAACCTTGCCTAACGACGTCCAACAGGCAGTGGAGTTCTTCGATGAACACATTTATCCCACAGATCACTACTACTTTGGTTGGGAACCAAACCCCGGCCTGGACGAAGATCCGCGTATTCATGTGCTGTGCGCCGACTTATCCGGGGCTTCGGGTTACTTTTACAGCGCTAACCAGTATTTACGTGCTGTCAATCCATACAGCAACGAACGGGAAATGCTCTATATCAACATCCAGGGCCGCTCGCCGGGCAGCGATGCATTCAACGCCACGCTGGCACATGAATTTCAACATCTGATTCACTGGGCCCAGGATGCGAATGAAGATGCCTGGGTGAACGAAGGTTGCTCCGAATTGGCCATACAACTCAATGGCCTGCCCACAAGTGGACATGAGCGTGAATTTGCTCGGCAATCAGATACTCAACTTAACGCCTGGGGCACAGTAGAGAGCACAGCACTGCCACATTATGGAGCATCGTACCTTTTCATGCGCTACTTTGCTCGCCGCTTTGGGCCAGATGCAATACGCCTCCTCGTGGCACGGCCCGAAAACGGCATCGCCGGGTTCAACGCAGTGCTCTCCGAGTTGGGAACAGGCCTGATTTTCGAAGATGTATTCGCCGATTGGGTCATCGCCAACTGGCTTGATGACGCAACGCTGGCCAATGGTGCCTACGGCTATGGCGAACCGCTTGGGATAACCCTGGAGCCTTCAGCGGTCATTAGGGACTATCCCAATGAGGGCACAGGCACAGTACACCAGTACGCTGCCGATTACATTGTGCTGCAGGGCATCACCAGCCCCCTGGAGATCGAATTCCAAGGCCAGACTACAGCGAAATTGATCCCGACTGAGGCTCCCAGTGGACGGTACCTGTGGTGGTCTAACCGAGGTGACGCAATCGACAGTACGCTGACGCGGGCTTTTGATCTCACAAGCCTGACCACGGCGACCTTAGAATTCTCGATGTGGTATGACATCGAAGCAGGGTGGGATTACGCCTACGTCGAGGTTTCAACCGATGGAGGCAACCGGTGGAATGTACTAACGGGGACACACACAACCATGTGGAACCCCGTCGGCAATAGTTTCGGCCCGGGCTATACCGGCACATCCGGCCGCGACTTTGATGCATGGGATAAGCCTGCCTCGGCAAGATGGGTGCAGGAGCGAATAGATCTGACACCCTATGCAGGGAAACAAGTGCTCATCCGCTTCGAGTATATCACCGATGACCAAGTAAATGGCCATGGCTTTTGCTTAGATGACATCCGGATTCCGGAATTGGGCTACAGGGATGACGTGGAGGATGAGAACAGCGACTGGATCGCTCAAGGATTCATGCGCACCGACAACACTGTGCCCCAGCGTTATCTAGTACAGGTCGTTATACCTGGTCTTAAGATGCCGGTACAACGGGTATGGGCAGAGAATGGACTGGCCCATCTAGCACTTGAGGGACCAGAATCGAGTGTGCAAGAAGCAGTATTGGTTATATCAGCCCTGGCCCCGTTCACA